The following coding sequences are from one Dreissena polymorpha isolate Duluth1 chromosome 8, UMN_Dpol_1.0, whole genome shotgun sequence window:
- the LOC127842677 gene encoding uncharacterized protein LOC127842677 isoform X2, producing the protein MSRKLLCSFGIAVLFSIADSRAVRQDSSTSGANALGWGSNGSGGGDGGFGSPSGGGSAALGGNNGGSGGFGAPDGSNPPGGGFGGPSSGGFGDPGNSSGSSNPFGGSFGGPSSGGFGTPGNGSGSSSGKDALGWGSNGSGGGDGGFGSPSGGGSAAQGANNGGSSGIGASNGSNPLGGGFGGPSSGGFGDPGNSSGSSNPFGGSFGGPSSGGFGAPGNSSGNSNPFGGSFGGDGSGGFGAPTGNGPNPFGTPSGNGGSDNSASSFGSGSGFGQAGNQTGNGFGGDFGGGGFGVANGTNPWGPSGGNSTSGNPWGGQTAGQGTSNDGGFGENGSGNSFSFPGGMVGK; encoded by the exons ATGTCTCGCAAACTGTTATGCTCCTTTGGAATTGCAGTGCTTTTCTCCATTGctg aCAGTCGCGCGGTAAGGCAGGACAGCAGTACGTCTGGGGCAAACGCCTTGGGGTGGGGAAGCAATGGTTCCGGTGGAGGCGACGGGGGTTTCGGTTCCCCATCAGGCGGCGGCTCTGCAGCCCTAGGGGGAAATAACGGAGGCAGTGGCGGCTTCGGAGCTCCTGATGGCTCAAACCCACCAGGAGGAGGTTTTGGAGGCCCTAGCAGTGGTGGGTTTGGTGATCCGGGTAACAGCTCCGGAAGTTCAAATCCATTCGGCGGAAGTTTTGGCGGTCCTAGCAGCGGTGGATTTGGAACTCCAGGAAACGGCTCCGGTAGTTCGTCTGGAAAAGACGCCTTGGGGTGGGGAAGCAATGGTTCCGGTGGAGGCGACGGAGGTTTCGGTTCCCCATCAGGCGGCGGCTCTGCAGCCCAAGGGGCAAACAACGGCGGCAGTAGCGGCATCGGAGCTTCTAATGGTTCAAACCCATTAGGAGGAGGTTTTGGGGGTCCTAGCAGTGGTGGGTTTGGAGATCCAGGTAACAGCTCCGGAAGTTCAAACCCGTTCGGCGGAAGTTTTGGAGGTCCAAGCAGTGGAGGATTTGGCGCCCCAGGTAACAGCTCCGGAAATTCGAATCCGTTTGGCGGAAGTTTTGGAGGAGATGGCTCAGGAGGCTTCGGTGCTCCGACGGGTAATGGGCCCAATCCATTCGGCACGCCAAGCGGAAACGGGGGATCCGACAATAGCGCATCCAGCTTTGGTTCCGGTAGTGGTTTCGGGCAAGCAGGAAACCAAACAGGAAACGGGTTTGGTGGTGACTTTGGTGGCGGCGGTTTCGGGGTTGCGAACGGCACCAATCCTTGGGGACCAAGTGGAGGTAATTCTACTTCCGGGAACCCCTGGGGAGGACAGACCGCGGGCCAAGGTACGAGCAACGACGGCGGGTTTGGAGAAAATGGTTCTGGCAATTCATTTTCATTTCCTGGCGGTATGGTTGGGAAGTAG
- the LOC127842677 gene encoding uncharacterized protein LOC127842677 isoform X3 — protein MSRKLLCSFGIAVLFSIADSRAVRQDSSTSGANALGWGSNGSGGGDGGFGSPSGGGSAALGGNNGGSGGFGAPDGSNPPGGGFGGPSSGGFGDPGNSSGSSNPFGGSFGGPSSGGFGTPGNGSGSSSGKDALGWGSNGSGGGDGGFGSPSGGGSAAQGANNGGSSGIGASNGSNPLGGGFGGPSSGGFGDPGNSSGSSNPFGGSFGGPSSGGFGAPGNSSGNSNPFGGSFGGDGSGGFGAPTGNGPNPFGTPSGNGGSDNSASSFGSGSGFGQAGNQTGNGFGGDFGGGGFGVANGTNPWGPSGGNSTSGNPWGGQTAGQGTSNDGGFGENGSGNSFSFPGGMVGK, from the coding sequence aCAGTCGCGCGGTAAGGCAGGACAGCAGTACGTCTGGGGCAAACGCCTTGGGGTGGGGAAGCAATGGTTCCGGTGGAGGCGACGGGGGTTTCGGTTCCCCATCAGGCGGCGGCTCTGCAGCCCTAGGGGGAAATAACGGAGGCAGTGGCGGCTTCGGAGCTCCTGATGGCTCAAACCCACCAGGAGGAGGTTTTGGAGGCCCTAGCAGTGGTGGGTTTGGTGATCCGGGTAACAGCTCCGGAAGTTCAAATCCATTCGGCGGAAGTTTTGGCGGTCCTAGCAGCGGTGGATTTGGAACTCCAGGAAACGGCTCCGGTAGTTCGTCTGGAAAAGACGCCTTGGGGTGGGGAAGCAATGGTTCCGGTGGAGGCGACGGAGGTTTCGGTTCCCCATCAGGCGGCGGCTCTGCAGCCCAAGGGGCAAACAACGGCGGCAGTAGCGGCATCGGAGCTTCTAATGGTTCAAACCCATTAGGAGGAGGTTTTGGGGGTCCTAGCAGTGGTGGGTTTGGAGATCCAGGTAACAGCTCCGGAAGTTCAAACCCGTTCGGCGGAAGTTTTGGAGGTCCAAGCAGTGGAGGATTTGGCGCCCCAGGTAACAGCTCCGGAAATTCGAATCCGTTTGGCGGAAGTTTTGGAGGAGATGGCTCAGGAGGCTTCGGTGCTCCGACGGGTAATGGGCCCAATCCATTCGGCACGCCAAGCGGAAACGGGGGATCCGACAATAGCGCATCCAGCTTTGGTTCCGGTAGTGGTTTCGGGCAAGCAGGAAACCAAACAGGAAACGGGTTTGGTGGTGACTTTGGTGGCGGCGGTTTCGGGGTTGCGAACGGCACCAATCCTTGGGGACCAAGTGGAGGTAATTCTACTTCCGGGAACCCCTGGGGAGGACAGACCGCGGGCCAAGGTACGAGCAACGACGGCGGGTTTGGAGAAAATGGTTCTGGCAATTCATTTTCATTTCCTGGCGGTATGGTTGGGAAGTAG